The following coding sequences are from one Ornithodoros turicata isolate Travis chromosome 1, ASM3712646v1, whole genome shotgun sequence window:
- the LOC135378730 gene encoding uncharacterized protein LOC135378730 produces MDELDFVIIKFPAEDNDVAVAHACWVDGNFCWWPPEKNPSKLRSLIIRGQVPQPNWKRVPCIVIGRFRTYEEARRKLLDAENTSDLQSDIDHCRVRKKRRRLISASDSESDAEPILPAPPDITAFRNQELHREQTSVVQAKCHSRPTTAPPSTVAHRTFSSGNLKRSAGSGEWHHEPPSVVQAECHSRPTTAPPSTVAHRTFSSGNLSQPAGSRELHQESTSVMQAECHSWSTTVPRSALAHRTFSSGNLAQSAGSTDCLGDPVQWSQTGSLSEGCHSGRSTPLYAPPVTGNPTGHVAYFPSSLMASEMTLRDMASPSPSHVMFPVDKEQVCEPVSRAQHRSVVQLRHGGSTQDVYHTNSATVHSPLQRNISQSSSASSTARSSPALTGAFENEVLRLLHAVRLILEDHSSQLNTLMSAVERRPHATDPEDPSTLQPHEELNIFLDFDLSLA; encoded by the exons ATGG ATGAACTAGATTTTGTAATTATAAAATTTCCTGCGGAGGACAATGATGTGGCTGTTGCTCATGCATGCTGGGTCGACGGTAACTTCTGCTGGTGGCCACCTGAGAAAAATCCAAGCAAACTGCGCTCTTTGATCATCAGGGGACAGGTTCCACAGCCAAACTGGAAGCGGGTGCCATGCATTGTAATCGGCAGATTTC GTACATACGAAGAAGCGAGACGGAAACTTCTCGATGCTGAGAACACGTCTGACTTGCAGTCGGATATCGACCACTGTCGAGTGCGAAAGAAGCGGCGACGACTCATCAGCGCCAGCGACTCTGAGAGTGATGCGGAACCCATATTGCCTGCACCCCCTGACATCACAGCATTTCGTAACCAAG AATTGCACAGAGAACAGACTTCTGTGGTGCAAGCAAAGTGCCATTCAAGGCCGACGACAGCTCCTCCAAGTACTGTAGCACACAGGACGTTTTCGTCTGGGAATCTCAAACGATCTGCAGGAAGCGGAG AATGGCATCATGAACCGCCTTCTGTGGTGCAAGCAGAGTGCCACTCAAGGCCAACGACAGCTCCTCCAAGTACTGTTGCACACAGGACGTTTTCATCTGGGAATCTCTCACAACCTGCAGGAAGCAGAG AATTGCATCAAGAATCGACTTCAGTGATGCAAGCAGAGTGCCACTCATGGTCAACGACAGTTCCTCGAAGTGCATTAGCACACAGGACATTTTCATCTGGCAATCTCGCACAGTCTGCAGGAAGCACAG ATTGTCTTGGGGATCCTGTGCAGTGGTCGCAAACAGGAAGTCTCAGTGAGGGGTGCCACTCAGGTCGTTCAACACCTTTGTATG CTCCTCCTGTCACTGGCAACCCAACTGGGCATGTGGCTTATTTTCCATCTTCTCTGATGGCTTCTGAAATGACTTTAAGAGACATGGCTTCACCATCTCCAAGCCATGTCATGTTTCCAGTTGACAAAG AGCAAGTCTGTGAGCCAGTTTCAAGAGCGCAGCATCGAAGTGTTGTTCAGTTACGCCATGGAGGAAGTACTCAAGATGTTTATC ACACCAATAGTGCGACTGTTCACAGCCCACTGCAGCGGAACATTAGTcagtcgtcgtctgcttcatcTACTGCTAGAAGTAGCCCAGCATTAACAGGAG CATTTGAGAACGAAGTGCTGCGACTCCTGCATGCTGTGAGGCTTATCCTAGAGGATCACAGTTCACAACTCAATACTCTCATGTCTGCCGTCGAACGTCGCCCACATGCAACCGACCCTGAGGACCCCAGTACCCTCCAGCCACATGAAGAGTTGAACATATTTCTTGACTTCGACCTGTCCCTGGCATAG
- the LOC135388667 gene encoding TNF receptor-associated factor 4-like, translating into MLASSFSQQQPSLDSLSMCEYCGAASIDLWKGTTCEHYVCKKCLLNKEPSQAPRCTCCNGNSTLLCPGSIFGCKYQTAIPHNCLDHFRTCPRRPTPCPNECSSIVPNTDLPKHLTDECSKRTQECRFCYGNYFVSEIGNHLKDCQDYPLSCQYCNQENIRRGSFEEHGFGCRKTPKLCKMAAFDVHSRQAMTKWNVI; encoded by the coding sequence ATGCTTGCCAGTAGTTTTTCTCAACAGCAGCCGTCGCTGGACTCGCTGTCTATGTGCGAGTATTGCGGTGCCGCCTCCATCGACCTCTGGAAAGGAACCACCTGTGAGCATTACGTATGCAAGAAGTGTTTACTGAACAAGGAACCTTCGCAAGCCCCCCGATGTACCTGCTGCAACGGAAACAGTACCTTGCTCTGTCCTGGTTCAATATTTGGCTGCAAGTATCAGACGGCCATCCCTCATAACTGTCTGGACCACTTCCGGACCTGCCCTCGACGTCCGACGCCGTGCCCCAACGAGTGTTCTTCCATCGTCCCCAACACCGACCTACCAAAGCACTTGACCGATGAGTGTTCCAAGCGTACGCAGGAGTGCCGTTTCTGCTACGGGAACTATTTCGTCTCCGAGATTGGGAATCACTTGAAGGACTGTCAGGATTACCCACTCTCGTGTCAGTACTGCAACCAAGAGAACATTCGACGTGGCAGCTTTGAAGAGCATGGCTTCGGTTGCCGCAAGACACCGAAGCTCTGCAAGATGGCCGCTTTCGATGTACATTCAAGGCAGGCGATGACGAAATGGAACGTCATATGA